GGGCCAGGATCCGGTCGCGGAAGCCGGGGGCGAAGCGCTCCACCTGGTCCTCGATGCGCCGGGTCATGTCGACCCCGGACCCGTTGGGAACGTGGCAGTAGCCCCAGGCCACGTGCCGTCCGGCGGGCGCGCGGGTGGGGTCGAAGAGGCTCGGCTGGGCCAGCAGGACGAAGGGCCGCTCCGCGTGCTCTCCCCGCCACGCCCGGCTCTCGGCTTCCGCGATCTCCTCCGGGCTCCCCCCCAGGTGCACCGTCCCCGCGCGCGCGCACTCCGGCGCGGCCCAGGGGATGGGCCCGTCCAGCGCCCAGTCCACCTTGAACGCCCCCGGCCCGTAGCGGAAGGCCTCCAGCGCGCCCCGGTACCCCGGGGGGAGCCGATCGCCGGCCAGGCGCAGCACCTGGCGCGGCGTCAGGTCCAGGAAGACGGCCCGCGCCGGCGGGAGCTCGTCCAGCGAGCGCACCGGCGCGTCGGTGACGATCTCCGCGCCCAGCGACCGCAGGTAGGAGGCGAGCGCCCCGCTCAGCCTCCCCGACCCCCCGCGCGCGAAGGGCCACCCCACGGCGTGCCCCGCGGCGTTCAGCACCAGGGCGAACGAGGCGCTCGCCGCGGCCCCGTGCGGGAGCGCCGAGTGGGCCGCGCTCCCGGAGAGCAGCGCGCGCGCCCGGTCCTCCCGGAAGTGGCTCTTCCCCAGGCCCCGGACCGAGCGGAGCGCATGCACCCCGAAGTGGAGGAGGAGGACGGGGTGCCGGGGGATCCTCAGCGGGCCGAGGATCCCCTCGGCGAGGGTGTCCCAGCGCGCGGCGAGCGGCTCCAGGAGCTCCCGGTAGGCCTCGCCGTCTGGGCCGAGGGTGGCGCCCGTCGCGGCGAAGGAGCGCTCCAGCAGCGCCGCGGTCCCGTCGTCGAAGGGGTGCGCGAGGGGAGCGTCCGGGTGGACCCACTCCAGGCCGTGCTCCCCCAGCGGAAGCGTGCCCAGGAACGGCGACCCGGCGGCGAGCGGATACACCGAGGAGAAGGGGTCGTGGACGAAGCCGGGGAGCGTCAGCTCCGCGGAGCGCGCCGCGCCGCCTACGGTGGAGTTCGCCTCCCGGACCAGGACCGAGCGCCCCGCCTGCGCCATCACCGTCGCCGCGGCCAGCCCGTTCACCCCGGCGCCGACCACCACCGCGTCGTAGGCCGTCATCCGGGCCCGCCGGCACCCCCGTCCCGCGCATCGGGCGCGCGCATCCCCTCGTACGCGAGCGCCGTC
The Longimicrobiaceae bacterium genome window above contains:
- a CDS encoding NAD(P)/FAD-dependent oxidoreductase; this translates as MTAYDAVVVGAGVNGLAAATVMAQAGRSVLVREANSTVGGAARSAELTLPGFVHDPFSSVYPLAAGSPFLGTLPLGEHGLEWVHPDAPLAHPFDDGTAALLERSFAATGATLGPDGEAYRELLEPLAARWDTLAEGILGPLRIPRHPVLLLHFGVHALRSVRGLGKSHFREDRARALLSGSAAHSALPHGAAASASFALVLNAAGHAVGWPFARGGSGRLSGALASYLRSLGAEIVTDAPVRSLDELPPARAVFLDLTPRQVLRLAGDRLPPGYRGALEAFRYGPGAFKVDWALDGPIPWAAPECARAGTVHLGGSPEEIAEAESRAWRGEHAERPFVLLAQPSLFDPTRAPAGRHVAWGYCHVPNGSGVDMTRRIEDQVERFAPGFRDRILARSVLGPAELERLDANLVGGDVNGGSADLGQLFFRPAFRPSPYSTPVPGLYLCSASTPPGGGVHGMCGFHAAHRALADGR